From a single Halobacteriovorax sp. HLS genomic region:
- a CDS encoding 4Fe-4S dicluster domain-containing protein gives MILEKELYNSISETKSFFKSLYTFLISSSSSIFNKPKKTQSAKFRGLPTLSSAKDCTGCSDCVEICPTNCLTIELNNDRLVKMNLNVLACTFCGLCAEVCADDLISLSGTRPLSSHFESRWTIDLVSENEQ, from the coding sequence ATGATTTTAGAAAAAGAATTATATAATTCAATAAGTGAAACCAAGTCTTTTTTTAAGTCCCTCTACACCTTCTTAATTTCAAGTTCGAGTAGTATTTTTAATAAGCCTAAGAAGACCCAGAGTGCGAAATTTCGTGGACTACCAACATTAAGCAGTGCAAAGGATTGTACTGGCTGTAGTGATTGTGTCGAAATTTGCCCAACAAACTGTCTCACCATTGAGCTTAACAATGACCGTCTTGTTAAAATGAACCTAAATGTTTTGGCCTGTACATTTTGCGGACTATGCGCGGAAGTATGTGCAGATGATCTTATTAGTCTAAGTGGAACACGTCCTCTGTCATCGCACTTTGAGAGCAGATGGACTATTGACTTAGTTTCTGAAAATGAACAATAG
- a CDS encoding glycosyltransferase: MNNRVELSIVISTFNELSLGYLENSLSTLSKISNLEIICVDGKSTDGTLDLLNKYKVKLIETRSHSRAHRLNLGIQACSCDLILLYHPRSFVDPAGIKYLMKHSQDLLWGGFTHQFDKKHWLLKFTSWYSNEVRARLREIFYLDHCIYFKRSLLPEDQQVVNEVVIFEDTLFSQKLSRLAPAKLLEFSSITSAIRFNKNGVFRQALLNQVLKVCFLLGLSDEQMNKVYEKGLALNSKY; this comes from the coding sequence ATGAACAATAGGGTAGAGCTATCAATCGTTATTTCTACGTTCAATGAACTTTCTCTAGGTTATCTAGAAAACTCTCTCAGCACTCTATCGAAAATAAGTAATCTCGAAATCATTTGTGTCGATGGAAAAAGTACTGATGGAACTTTAGATCTTTTGAATAAATATAAAGTTAAATTAATTGAAACACGTAGCCACTCTAGAGCACATCGACTTAACCTTGGAATTCAAGCGTGTAGTTGTGATTTAATCCTCTTATATCATCCTAGAAGTTTTGTTGATCCTGCAGGAATAAAATATCTTATGAAGCATTCGCAAGACCTTCTTTGGGGAGGCTTTACTCACCAATTTGATAAGAAGCACTGGCTCTTAAAGTTTACTTCTTGGTATTCGAATGAAGTGAGGGCACGTTTGCGTGAGATCTTCTATCTCGACCATTGTATCTACTTTAAAAGGTCGCTGTTACCGGAAGATCAGCAAGTTGTTAATGAAGTCGTTATTTTTGAAGATACTTTATTTTCTCAGAAGTTGAGTCGTTTAGCTCCTGCAAAATTATTAGAGTTTTCCTCAATAACTTCTGCTATTAGATTCAATAAGAATGGAGTATTTAGGCAAGCTCTTTTGAACCAGGTTTTAAAAGTGTGCTTCTTATTAGGTTTATCTGATGAGCAAATGAATAAGGTCTATGAAAAAGGGTTGGCCTTAAACTCTAAGTATTAA
- the aat gene encoding leucyl/phenylalanyl-tRNA--protein transferase, producing MSILKFPPVESADESGLLAIGGDLEIDSLLLAYENGIFPWPISDEYPLAWFSPNPRGVLKYSDFHCSKSFKKFIKNTSYWVEYNQNFSQVIQNCATAKRKDQDDTWITDEIIQSYIDFNSCGLAYSVETYDMIDNQKTLVGGLYGVCIGNFFSGESMFYTQDNASKFALYSLMNKLHENGIEWLDTQMVTPIIKDLGGSEVRRSDFLKMIKQADIHSRRPSKIFNT from the coding sequence ATGAGTATCTTAAAGTTTCCACCAGTTGAGTCGGCCGATGAAAGTGGACTTCTCGCTATTGGAGGAGATCTTGAAATTGATTCCCTTCTTCTGGCCTATGAAAATGGTATCTTTCCTTGGCCAATTTCAGATGAGTATCCGCTGGCATGGTTTTCACCAAATCCGCGAGGAGTCTTGAAATATTCAGACTTTCATTGTTCTAAAAGTTTCAAAAAATTTATCAAGAACACTAGCTACTGGGTCGAATATAATCAAAATTTTTCTCAGGTTATACAAAACTGTGCCACAGCAAAACGTAAAGACCAAGATGATACTTGGATAACAGATGAAATCATTCAAAGTTATATCGACTTTAATAGCTGTGGTCTGGCCTATAGTGTTGAGACCTACGATATGATTGATAATCAGAAAACACTTGTTGGTGGACTTTATGGGGTATGTATTGGAAATTTCTTTTCTGGTGAATCCATGTTCTACACTCAGGATAACGCTTCAAAGTTTGCACTCTACAGCCTAATGAATAAACTTCATGAAAATGGAATTGAGTGGCTTGATACTCAAATGGTAACTCCTATTATTAAAGACCTTGGAGGAAGCGAAGTGAGACGTAGTGATTTTTTAAAAATGATTAAGCAAGCAGATATTCATTCGAGAAGGCCATCTAAGATTTTTAATACTTAG
- a CDS encoding arginase family protein: MNNDFLNLSKNVLCPPGNGVFTVNTAKERKEVLHKTLYKDSTDIEKSWQDSLEETLNNDQVCLLGVCSDTGGGIQRGANWGPLFLRNTLLQEHEDLIYSDLGDIRVIPHLLHDKYLNDETIDSCRSALYANENLELPVSPLSLTELFCDELHENFPNKKLFSIGGDHSVSYPLVKSYLKAKAKQGKKVAIIHFDAHTDLLTKRLGIDICFGSWCTHILEYLQKPQYLMQYGIRSSGKDRGHWESTFGVQQFWSDEISKTGAQQIALETVEYLKKESIDELYVSFDIDALDEIYASATGTPEPGGMSPDQAVTIISTLAESFPITGADMVEIAPLVCADHVEHAEPYTTLTYGAAISSKLIEFMSR; this comes from the coding sequence ATGAATAATGATTTTTTAAATCTTTCAAAGAATGTGTTATGTCCTCCTGGTAATGGAGTATTTACGGTTAATACAGCAAAAGAGAGAAAAGAAGTACTCCATAAAACACTCTATAAAGATTCAACAGATATTGAAAAATCTTGGCAAGACTCGTTAGAGGAAACTTTAAATAATGATCAAGTTTGCCTACTAGGTGTTTGTAGTGATACCGGAGGTGGAATCCAAAGAGGTGCAAACTGGGGTCCACTTTTTTTAAGAAATACATTACTTCAAGAACATGAGGACTTAATATATAGTGACCTTGGAGATATTAGAGTCATTCCTCACTTGCTTCATGATAAGTATTTAAATGATGAAACAATCGATAGTTGCAGATCCGCCTTATACGCAAACGAAAATTTAGAACTACCAGTTAGCCCTCTTAGTTTAACGGAGTTGTTCTGTGATGAGTTACATGAGAATTTTCCAAATAAGAAACTTTTCAGTATCGGTGGAGACCACTCTGTAAGCTATCCCCTAGTAAAGAGTTATCTAAAAGCAAAGGCCAAGCAAGGAAAGAAAGTAGCAATTATTCACTTTGATGCTCACACAGATTTACTCACGAAGAGATTGGGTATAGATATTTGTTTTGGTAGTTGGTGTACTCATATTTTAGAGTATCTACAAAAGCCGCAGTACCTCATGCAATATGGAATACGCTCTAGTGGTAAAGATCGTGGTCACTGGGAATCAACCTTTGGTGTGCAACAATTCTGGTCTGATGAAATTTCTAAAACAGGCGCTCAACAAATAGCTCTTGAAACTGTCGAGTATTTAAAAAAAGAGTCAATTGATGAGCTATATGTAAGTTTTGATATTGATGCCCTAGATGAAATATATGCGAGTGCCACCGGAACACCGGAGCCGGGTGGAATGTCACCTGATCAAGCTGTTACTATAATATCGACTCTGGCCGAATCTTTTCCAATTACTGGTGCAGATATGGTTGAGATTGCGCCACTAGTGTGCGCTGATCATGTGGAGCATGCCGAGCCATATACGACTTTAACATATGGGGCGGCCATTTCTTCAAAACTAATTGAGTTCATGAGCAGATGA
- a CDS encoding D-isomer specific 2-hydroxyacid dehydrogenase family protein, translating into MGIEKKYQVIRQNISSYQGHQFAELERKHLEIIPEVLYGGQPQEDLRKIIITTSNTDISQLQGRDDIDLMIHPNSGYDNYPLDFVKNAKFPIIIGNKIRMNAVVSYIMSALFNHTSPIHHSTSWDVSRKWSRNLLSDRKILIIGNGHIGKRVELLLKTIGCSPIIHDPFKGLDNLDPTGVEVVIMACSLNPTSEGMINKDFLSKLAPYFLFINAARGKCVVQSDLIDSLLMNKRSHAYLDVFEEEPFDNKQFIGVQNITLTSHIAGVHNTLNTSILNFEWAIVNDFIHKCDTIEKFTTKYQDSLLQNKLTENYLI; encoded by the coding sequence ATGGGTATAGAAAAAAAGTATCAGGTAATTAGACAAAATATCTCCTCTTATCAAGGTCATCAATTTGCTGAACTTGAAAGAAAACATCTTGAAATAATACCGGAAGTCCTCTACGGAGGACAACCACAAGAAGACCTAAGAAAGATCATCATAACAACAAGCAACACAGATATCTCGCAACTCCAAGGGCGCGACGACATAGACTTAATGATTCATCCTAATTCAGGCTACGATAACTATCCTCTAGACTTTGTAAAGAATGCAAAGTTTCCAATTATTATTGGTAATAAAATTCGAATGAATGCTGTCGTCTCTTATATTATGTCGGCCCTCTTTAATCATACAAGTCCTATTCACCACAGTACCTCTTGGGATGTTTCTAGAAAGTGGTCTCGTAACCTTTTAAGTGATAGAAAAATACTCATCATTGGAAATGGTCATATTGGAAAGAGAGTTGAGCTACTTTTAAAAACTATTGGCTGTAGTCCAATTATTCACGATCCTTTCAAAGGTCTTGATAATCTAGACCCAACAGGTGTTGAAGTTGTCATTATGGCATGTAGCCTTAACCCTACAAGTGAAGGAATGATAAATAAGGACTTTCTCTCAAAGCTTGCGCCCTACTTTCTTTTCATAAATGCGGCGAGAGGAAAGTGCGTTGTTCAAAGTGATTTGATTGATAGTCTTCTAATGAATAAAAGATCTCATGCTTATTTAGATGTCTTTGAAGAAGAACCTTTTGATAATAAGCAATTTATTGGAGTTCAAAATATTACTCTGACTTCTCATATTGCTGGAGTTCACAATACTTTAAATACATCGATACTTAATTTTGAGTGGGCAATAGTTAATGACTTCATTCATAAGTGCGACACTATTGAAAAATTTACGACGAAGTATCAAGACTCGTTACTACAAAATAAACTTACTGAAAATTACCTCATATAA
- a CDS encoding YiiX/YebB-like N1pC/P60 family cysteine hydrolase: MKKFLLSLILNYIFMANAHGAAINSDVINEVFEAINDSKYFKDDKSSELDIKREQLIVLISQLEKLDKFSIQFGININENIQQSKVLTGEEVYIISGLTTVYNQISIQINEINTYARPNQINDYLKVNDSQRLSKDLLWATSYLALFQSYYKNKKYYYDNTKVRRMLTNILKTAQDKNENAHELISMISHSFEKSNLESVRDYLKDFDSFTSMEIENLDGMNVHFANWIKSSFAYEFIKSSQKINIKNYVFVDNMVRVLGSVTNAISGIFGNLIGKVRWRHGNLYNDPVAIKKINQVLKPLDIILEKTPFALTDTFIPGHFGHAAIYLGTKQQLVESGLWDSEIIKPFQEQISNGYVIIEAVRPGVRLTTIDHFMEIDDILIMRSDIEVSDKPQSLEVYKRAFDQLGKDYDFNFDVETTDKIVCSELIFFAFGKINWPTEYILGRPTISPDNVAELIYFKNTPVSFTLNLWSKKRGTITYVSKEQLALKLGYTVNKQRSTKQLTSYDKKSVVCKTVVKNNIRVGSRRSRRLEIRVCRDKFEQRVYQGPTTLRAKIYGYRKKVSGN, translated from the coding sequence ATGAAGAAGTTTCTTCTGAGTCTAATTCTAAATTACATATTTATGGCCAATGCTCATGGTGCTGCAATTAATAGTGATGTCATCAATGAGGTCTTTGAAGCTATAAATGATTCTAAATATTTTAAAGATGATAAATCTAGCGAGTTGGATATTAAAAGAGAACAGCTTATCGTTCTTATTTCGCAGTTAGAAAAGCTTGATAAGTTTTCCATTCAATTTGGTATAAATATAAATGAGAACATACAGCAAAGTAAGGTTCTTACAGGTGAAGAAGTCTACATTATCTCAGGACTTACAACTGTCTATAATCAAATCTCAATCCAAATTAATGAGATAAATACCTATGCAAGACCGAATCAAATCAATGATTATCTAAAAGTTAATGACTCTCAAAGACTATCAAAAGATCTCCTATGGGCCACAAGCTATTTGGCCCTATTTCAAAGTTATTACAAGAATAAGAAATATTATTACGACAATACAAAAGTTAGAAGAATGTTAACAAATATTCTTAAGACAGCTCAAGACAAGAATGAAAATGCACATGAGTTAATTTCTATGATCTCTCACTCTTTTGAGAAGTCTAATCTTGAAAGTGTTAGAGATTACTTAAAGGACTTCGATAGTTTTACGAGTATGGAGATTGAGAACTTAGATGGGATGAATGTACATTTTGCGAATTGGATTAAGTCCTCATTTGCTTATGAATTTATTAAGAGTTCTCAAAAAATAAATATAAAAAATTATGTCTTTGTCGATAATATGGTGCGAGTACTTGGTAGTGTAACGAATGCTATTAGCGGAATTTTTGGAAACCTTATCGGTAAAGTCAGATGGAGGCATGGTAATCTATATAATGATCCTGTTGCCATAAAAAAGATTAATCAAGTCTTAAAACCATTAGACATTATTTTGGAAAAGACTCCTTTTGCGCTTACTGACACATTTATTCCGGGACACTTCGGTCATGCGGCAATTTACTTAGGAACGAAGCAACAATTAGTTGAAAGTGGTCTTTGGGATAGCGAAATTATTAAACCATTCCAAGAGCAAATCTCAAACGGTTATGTCATTATTGAGGCAGTTAGACCTGGAGTAAGACTTACTACTATTGATCACTTTATGGAGATCGACGACATTCTCATAATGCGTTCAGATATAGAAGTAAGTGATAAACCCCAGTCACTAGAAGTCTATAAGCGGGCCTTCGATCAGTTAGGAAAAGATTATGACTTCAATTTTGACGTAGAAACAACAGATAAAATTGTATGTTCTGAACTTATCTTCTTTGCTTTTGGAAAAATTAATTGGCCAACAGAATATATATTAGGACGCCCTACTATATCACCAGACAATGTCGCAGAGCTTATTTATTTTAAGAATACACCTGTGAGTTTTACACTAAACCTTTGGTCTAAAAAAAGAGGTACCATTACATACGTCAGCAAGGAGCAATTGGCCCTTAAACTAGGTTATACAGTAAATAAACAAAGAAGCACTAAGCAGCTAACTTCATATGACAAGAAGTCCGTTGTATGTAAGACTGTAGTAAAGAATAATATTCGAGTCGGAAGCCGAAGAAGCAGAAGATTAGAGATTAGGGTTTGTAGAGATAAATTTGAGCAAAGAGTTTATCAAGGCCCTACTACACTTAGAGCTAAGATTTATGGGTATAGAAAAAAAGTATCAGGTAATTAG
- the map gene encoding type I methionyl aminopeptidase, producing the protein MISIKSSREIELMRATSKLASQTLEYIEPFVVPGVSTEELNKLCHDYIIENGAYPSPLNYHGFPKSICTSKNEVICHGIPSKRDVLKDGDILNIDVTTYLNKFHGDTNKTFLVGNVSPEVKKLVEVTYMCMREGINQVRPGAHIGDIGAVIQELAHGYGYGVVEEYCGHGIGREFHEEPQVVHVGKKGTGAEIKPGMTFTIEPMINLGGRHCKVLKDNWTVITKDRKWSAQFEHTILVTEQGHEILTLRSDEESVFEL; encoded by the coding sequence ATGATTTCGATTAAATCGAGTAGAGAAATAGAATTAATGAGAGCAACAAGTAAGTTGGCTTCCCAAACTTTAGAATATATCGAGCCCTTTGTTGTTCCAGGAGTTTCTACTGAAGAGCTAAACAAGCTTTGTCATGACTATATCATTGAAAATGGGGCCTACCCGTCGCCATTAAATTATCATGGATTCCCTAAGTCTATTTGTACTTCTAAAAATGAAGTCATCTGTCACGGTATTCCATCAAAAAGAGATGTATTAAAAGATGGTGATATTCTAAATATTGATGTCACTACTTACTTAAATAAGTTTCACGGCGATACTAATAAGACATTTCTTGTAGGGAACGTTAGTCCTGAAGTTAAGAAACTCGTAGAAGTTACTTATATGTGTATGCGTGAAGGTATTAATCAAGTTCGTCCAGGTGCTCATATCGGTGATATTGGTGCAGTTATTCAGGAGCTAGCTCATGGATATGGTTACGGAGTAGTGGAAGAATATTGTGGACATGGAATTGGTAGAGAATTCCATGAAGAGCCTCAAGTTGTTCACGTTGGAAAAAAAGGAACTGGCGCGGAAATTAAGCCGGGTATGACTTTTACAATTGAGCCTATGATTAACTTGGGTGGAAGACACTGCAAAGTTTTAAAAGATAATTGGACTGTTATTACAAAAGATAGAAAGTGGTCAGCACAATTTGAACACACAATTTTAGTAACTGAACAAGGCCATGAAATTCTAACTCTACGTTCTGATGAAGAGAGTGTGTTTGAGCTTTAA
- a CDS encoding (2Fe-2S)-binding protein — protein MSFNQKPFLISAQSKFRLAGEDYIVYLDINTRSRLEGMYFECPSESEWFEYFNSLALELERVSLKDIPKVVSFWKATTCGQLHSKLFNLPLSLLNQALDTYYGRSLGHSEISSMPSEELLCRCFGVYKQQVADIIKEKPSANLIDISNSLKASIGCGKCSESVVKFIDSCCAKLTLEKSGVADLSAEFDEFSQRIRPLGMAPSEFVLKIDSLMKKWIKEQELSRIHMEIVSIKGHCLDFEIRGTDSGKYILETFCEYIQDKLGLSVRFNLLL, from the coding sequence TTGAGCTTTAATCAAAAACCTTTTCTTATTTCAGCGCAGTCTAAGTTTCGCCTTGCTGGTGAAGACTACATTGTCTATCTTGATATTAATACGAGATCACGGCTTGAAGGGATGTACTTTGAGTGCCCCAGCGAAAGTGAATGGTTCGAATACTTTAACTCTCTCGCTCTAGAGTTAGAGAGAGTTTCTCTAAAAGATATTCCTAAAGTTGTCAGCTTTTGGAAGGCCACTACTTGTGGGCAACTTCATTCTAAATTATTTAATCTTCCTCTTTCACTACTTAACCAAGCACTTGATACCTACTATGGTAGGTCTTTAGGACATAGTGAAATAAGCTCTATGCCTTCTGAAGAGCTTCTTTGTCGCTGCTTTGGAGTTTATAAGCAACAAGTTGCAGACATTATAAAAGAAAAACCGAGTGCAAACTTAATTGATATATCAAATTCACTTAAAGCAAGTATTGGTTGTGGTAAATGCTCTGAGTCTGTTGTGAAATTTATAGACTCTTGTTGTGCAAAGTTAACTTTAGAAAAGAGTGGGGTCGCTGACTTAAGTGCTGAGTTTGATGAGTTCTCTCAGCGAATAAGACCCTTAGGTATGGCCCCTAGTGAATTTGTTTTAAAAATTGATTCTCTAATGAAGAAGTGGATTAAAGAACAAGAGCTCTCTAGAATTCACATGGAAATTGTTTCAATAAAAGGTCACTGTCTTGATTTTGAAATTCGTGGAACAGATTCTGGTAAGTATATTCTCGAAACTTTCTGTGAATATATTCAAGACAAGTTAGGCTTATCAGTTCGTTTTAATCTTCTTTTGTAA
- the tatC gene encoding twin-arginine translocase subunit TatC codes for MSLIEHLEELRTVTIRIVIILAVSFMVCYSFGDTISELLLTPLRNALKGPNSTGSIVYLGLLDKVLSQFQVAFWSSLIVSSPLWFYQLWKFIKPGLYEHEIKGVRPFLIVGFFLFWLGISFGYFLVFPLTFETLMGFGVGDVTATISLKEYLVLASKVLVFLGIIFQLPNVLLILGFMGVVTKYSLRNMRRYVYVGFAALSAIMTPPDIITMMGLWVPLVLLFELGILAVAMIVHPYLAKHHSE; via the coding sequence ATGTCCCTAATTGAACATTTAGAAGAGCTGCGAACAGTTACAATAAGAATTGTGATAATTTTGGCCGTAAGCTTTATGGTCTGTTATTCATTTGGTGATACTATCTCAGAGCTTCTTTTAACTCCTCTGCGTAATGCCTTAAAAGGACCTAACTCTACTGGCTCGATTGTTTATTTAGGACTACTGGATAAGGTTCTTAGTCAGTTTCAAGTCGCTTTTTGGTCGAGTTTAATCGTTTCTTCTCCTCTTTGGTTCTACCAACTTTGGAAATTTATTAAGCCTGGACTTTATGAACATGAGATTAAAGGAGTTCGCCCTTTTCTGATAGTAGGCTTCTTCCTCTTTTGGCTCGGGATTAGTTTTGGATACTTTCTCGTTTTTCCTCTTACTTTTGAAACTTTAATGGGCTTTGGTGTAGGAGATGTAACGGCAACGATCTCCCTAAAAGAGTACTTAGTTCTGGCCTCTAAAGTCCTCGTTTTCTTAGGAATTATTTTTCAGCTACCAAATGTTTTGCTTATACTCGGTTTTATGGGAGTAGTAACAAAGTACTCTCTTAGAAATATGAGGCGATATGTTTATGTTGGGTTTGCGGCCTTAAGTGCGATAATGACTCCTCCCGATATCATTACTATGATGGGCCTATGGGTGCCCTTAGTACTTCTGTTCGAGTTAGGGATTTTGGCCGTTGCCATGATTGTTCATCCTTACTTGGCCAAGCACCATAGTGAATAG
- a CDS encoding sensor histidine kinase, translating into MKSLSSSNHLKKNYFFLNIAFILSALFIFIGGNWSINTNKESLQRVYSFRLFSRGHFQVITANTKAMNFLNLGFKNSNQEQLVEGITHLETSLGFIYSLQSELDMDNVNSDLDKLIPRFEALIELYETLLDRKLNSSDNAIREEINVELTELNKIFGHAESNFWIKRAKEFENIRRRNVLFERIYWILVGSFTLGVVILVYLTQERAKLENELENQKIQMVSNSRLAALGQFSASVAHEINNPLTVILWRLKSLRGKAQERGLDQRSLKELQSIEDNSNRIDNIIKGIKTLSYNADSDKFSKISIQDIKTQLEDILTPKLELLEMNYQFTSTCFERTILAREVQIIQVLVNLINNSVDAISSLPQKWVNINSYTENQNVVFTITDSGDGIPKENRNQLFDLFFTTKSKENKGTGIGLALASQIIKNHKGSLTYNASCKNTQFIIRIPLAT; encoded by the coding sequence GTGAAATCTCTGTCTTCTTCAAACCATTTAAAAAAGAATTACTTCTTTCTAAATATTGCTTTTATCTTATCAGCTTTATTTATTTTTATTGGCGGCAATTGGTCTATTAATACCAATAAAGAATCTCTACAAAGAGTTTACTCATTTAGACTCTTTTCCAGAGGACACTTTCAAGTAATCACGGCCAATACCAAGGCCATGAATTTTTTAAACCTAGGTTTTAAAAACTCAAATCAAGAACAACTGGTCGAAGGAATCACCCATCTAGAAACATCTCTAGGTTTTATCTATTCTCTACAGTCTGAATTAGACATGGATAATGTGAACTCAGATCTTGATAAATTAATACCAAGGTTTGAAGCTCTCATTGAGTTGTACGAGACATTGCTAGATAGGAAATTAAACTCATCAGATAATGCTATCAGAGAAGAAATTAACGTCGAGCTTACTGAATTGAATAAGATATTTGGCCATGCTGAATCAAACTTCTGGATAAAGAGGGCCAAAGAGTTTGAAAATATAAGAAGGAGAAATGTCTTATTTGAAAGAATTTACTGGATACTGGTCGGTTCTTTTACCCTAGGGGTTGTAATTCTCGTTTACTTAACTCAGGAGAGAGCGAAGTTAGAAAATGAATTAGAAAATCAAAAAATTCAAATGGTTTCTAACTCCCGTCTAGCTGCTCTAGGACAATTCTCTGCAAGTGTTGCCCATGAAATCAACAATCCTCTTACAGTCATCCTCTGGAGATTAAAGTCATTAAGGGGCAAGGCCCAAGAGAGAGGATTAGATCAACGCTCATTGAAAGAGCTCCAAAGCATTGAGGATAACTCTAATCGCATTGATAATATTATCAAGGGTATCAAAACTCTTAGCTACAATGCTGATTCAGATAAATTCTCAAAGATTAGTATCCAAGATATTAAAACTCAGCTTGAAGATATTCTTACACCTAAATTAGAACTTCTAGAGATGAATTATCAATTCACTTCTACCTGCTTTGAAAGAACAATACTGGCCAGGGAAGTTCAAATTATTCAAGTCTTAGTTAATCTTATAAATAATAGTGTTGATGCAATAAGTTCATTACCGCAAAAGTGGGTAAATATTAATTCATACACAGAAAATCAAAATGTCGTGTTCACAATTACAGACTCTGGAGACGGAATACCAAAAGAAAATAGAAATCAGCTCTTTGATCTCTTCTTCACCACGAAATCTAAGGAAAATAAAGGAACCGGAATCGGTCTAGCTCTAGCATCTCAAATTATCAAGAATCACAAAGGTAGCCTCACCTATAATGCCTCTTGCAAGAATACTCAATTCATTATCAGAATACCTCTAGCGACCTAG
- a CDS encoding molybdopterin-dependent oxidoreductase gives MFKILTLTLTLTLTMMTLSAMATTGKVPRQKVYIEGNVKEKKVYKMDELSDLPTVDQEIIDPYTSNKKIKFTGIYLSEIFKIHGNSNATSMEVIAINDYKVTISKSLAASEKMILAFKGDGQYLTVSQRGPARIVIPGKGLLSEGELAKEGINWVWFVKRIIIK, from the coding sequence ATGTTTAAAATACTAACACTCACACTCACACTCACACTCACTATGATGACTTTAAGTGCTATGGCCACGACAGGAAAAGTTCCTAGACAGAAAGTCTACATCGAAGGAAATGTTAAAGAGAAGAAAGTCTATAAAATGGATGAACTCTCAGACCTTCCAACTGTTGACCAAGAGATCATCGACCCATACACAAGTAATAAGAAAATTAAGTTTACTGGAATCTATCTATCAGAGATTTTTAAAATCCATGGAAACAGTAACGCAACAAGTATGGAAGTCATCGCTATCAATGATTATAAAGTGACGATCTCAAAGTCCCTCGCGGCCAGTGAGAAAATGATTCTAGCATTCAAAGGAGATGGCCAGTACTTAACTGTTTCTCAAAGAGGGCCTGCAAGAATAGTTATTCCAGGAAAGGGTCTTCTAAGTGAAGGAGAGCTCGCTAAAGAGGGAATCAACTGGGTTTGGTTTGTAAAGAGGATCATAATTAAGTAG